GATGCCAGCAAATAAAGCGGCTGTGGGGAGACGTCAAAAGAAGAAGTAGTAAACAGAAAAGAAAGAGTAAttgagaaaaggaaaaggtaGCAGTGCTGCTGAGAAAAAGAACAGGGATTCTGACGAGGGTTATCAGATATCGATGCTCCATTagaaatttttagaattttagaTGCTGGTTGGCTTGCCTGGTCGTTTTTGGGGTCCCCCCTTAACACCTTTTTGATATTGGAGTACAATTCTCCCGCCCTTAATTCCCTTCCCTTCTCTGCCCTCCTCCCTCATTTTGGGGTCCCCCCTTAACACCTTTTTTATATTGGAGTACAATTCTCCCTCCCTTAATTCCCTTCCCCTTCTCTGCCCTCctccctcattttcttctctctctctctctctctctctctaaagaagTCATCACAAAATATCGACATGGCTCAATCGTAACCGCTCAAAtaggagagaaaaagagagtgaaatttagaggggagagaatcataTTCCTTTGATAATTCtaagttgaatttgaatctaATTTCTAGGGAATAATACTTGCATCCCTAACGATGAAAGTGCACATATTCCACTATGTGTAAATAACGTATCTAAGGTTGTTCCTTTTGTGACCAAAATATCACGGGTTTGAGTCGTAGAAACTACTTTTTAAAGTAAGAATAAAGTTGTATACGATGGACATTTTCCAACCCTCACAAAGCGATTAACCTTATTGGCTTGGGTCTCCCGTGTACAATCGGTTCAGAAATCCAACCATTTCGTAAAGTGGACACAGATCGACGGGGAAATAACGCAACTATCTCTCCACCAAAGTTTTGGCAACATAAGTATGCAAGATTAAGACATGAATGTAAGACTTTGGGTTCATACTTTCTTAATAGACATGAGAAACAATATTTTCAAAAGTTGACAACAAATAAAAAGTAAACATAGTACTAATCTGAGAACAATCCATCATCACGCTCATCCAATTGGCTATCAAAACCAATATCttaaaagattaaaaagaaataaaagtcaTCACATAAAAATAAAGAGTTGCATTGACTACCAAGAGAACTAAGAAGAGACCGTTTCTGAACCTCGATCTATGATAAAATCATTCTTCGAGCGGATTGAGCACGTGACCAATGAACTGAACCGTTCCAGTCATTTCCTCTCTGATCAAAAACAGGAATGGGTGATCAGCCACAAAGTGTATCCGTTTAATCGGTTTAACTGACTCACCACAACAACGCAGCTCGGCAAAAACAGAAACAGCTGCAGCTTTTGTGCCTTCTTCATCAACCTCAATGAAGGATTTATGAATTATATTGGCCTTGCGAAGAGGTGACTCCACCATCTCACTCAAATCACCATTCCCATTGAAAGGCAGAACCAGTCCTAAATCCTCCAGAATTTTGGAAGCTTTAAAGCCAGAGGTAAACTTAAACCTTGGGATTTTGAAGGCACCAACTTTGACTCTTGTTTTGGGGAGATAGCGATCTAAGAAACCAGGCTCGGAGCAAACTCTGTCGACCAAAGCTGGGAGCCCATCTCTTTCATTAGGAAGTAAAAAGTACATCGAAAACTGCCGCTCCTTGTCTTTTCCTGGTTCATACTCAAGCTTTGCCACCTTGAAGCTGTCAAAGGCTCTTACATACTGGTCCTCGTAGCTTCTGCACATGAACGGTGCCCGGACTTTAGTACCATTGGGAAGGTAAAAGTTATGCTTGAATGTCATTGATGCATCAAACTGGTCGTTCCAAACTCCTTTGAAGTACAAGGCGTTTGCAATTATAAGCTTGGTGTCTCTTTTAACTGTCCCAGGAAGAAGAACCTTAGTGATAAGGCCGTTCGTCTCCTTTTCAACCCATGAATTCACTTCAACTCTCGCTTTGTCAGGGTCAGTCTTGAAACTGACTTGTTTGATCA
Above is a window of Malus sylvestris chromosome 15, drMalSylv7.2, whole genome shotgun sequence DNA encoding:
- the LOC126602420 gene encoding serpin-ZX-like isoform X2: MDPKEYSTSNLTDVALKITKHLLMNEGKGKNIVYSPLSIQVVLFLITAGSKGLTKDQLLSFLMSESSDQLNSLAAHLVTLVLADGSARGGPCLNFANALWVEESLSIKPSFKEVVDTVYKAAIKQVSIKTDPDKARVEVNSWVENETNGLITEVLLPGTVKRDTKLIIANALYFKGVWNDQFDASMTFKHNFYLPNGTKVRAPFMCRSYEDQYVRAFDSFKVAKLEYEPGKDKERQFSMYFLLPNERDGLPALVDRVCSEPGFLDRYLPKTRVKVGAFKIPRFKFTSGFKASKILEDLGLVLPFNGNGDLSEMVESPLRKANIIHKSFIEVDEEGTKAAAVSVFAELRCCGESVKPIKRIHFVADHPFLFLIREEMTGTVQFIGHVLNPLEE